DNA sequence from the bacterium genome:
TTCCGCGTGATCAGCCCCCAGTGCTTGAGCAGCCACGAGAAGGGGCTGAAGATCGGATCGAACAGCATGAGCCACCCCAGGCTGCTGAGCGCCGTCGGCACGATGAAGGGCATGAGCACGCCGGCCCGGATCGCGTTGCGAAACGGGATGGCGGTGTTGAGCACCAGCGCGAGCCCCAAGCCCAGCATGAGCTTGAAGGGGACGGTCACCAGGGCATAGACGAACGTGTTGCGCGCCGTCTGCCGGAAGATGCTGTCCCCCAGCAAATGGACGAAGTTCTGGAGCCCGACGTAGCGGCCCGGGTGTCCGATCATGCTGTCGGTCAGCGACAGCCACAGACCGAGGAAGAACGGATAGGCCATGAAGATGACCAGCAGCAGCGTACCCGGGAGCATCAAGAGGAGCCCCAGGCTCGGCTCGCGTTCCAGCAGCGAGCGCGGATACGTCGCACCGCGGCGGCCGGCGGAGAGCGGCTCTGGGCGCGCCGCGGCGGGATGGAGGTCCGGCATCGGCGCCTCGGGAACGACCCTAGGGTGAGGTCCTAGCCGCCGTAGATCGCCTGCAGCTGGTCGGCCCCCCACTTGATCGAGCCGGCGGCGTCTCCGGATTGCACCGCCTTGGCGAAGGTATCGACGATGATGTACTTCGAAAAGGCGAGGCCGGATTTGGCGTTCGGTGGGCCCGCCCACCCCTGGTCGCGGCCGATCGACGGCTGCAGGCTGAACGCGTACATCTTGGGATCTTTCCCCCACATCGGGTCCTTGGCCCACTTCTTGGTGCTGGGCAGTTGGTATCCCCCCTGGATGTGGATCCAGTCGCCGTACTGCTTGTCGTCGAACCACCAGGCGAGAAACTCTCTTGCCCCAGCGACGTTCTTGGAGTTCTTGAGAATGCCGAAGGTACGTGCTCCAAGCAGGGAGAAGCGGCCGGTCGGGCCTTTGGGGATGAGCGTGTGGTTCATATCCTTGGCGATTTCGGGAAAGTCCTTCAGGGCGACGGCGTAGATGCTCGACCCGTTGAGCGTCATTGAGATCTGTCCGGCGTGGAACGCTTTGTTGTTGCTGCTGTCGTCCCACGACGG
Encoded proteins:
- a CDS encoding sugar ABC transporter permease, which translates into the protein MPDLHPAAARPEPLSAGRRGATYPRSLLEREPSLGLLLMLPGTLLLVIFMAYPFFLGLWLSLTDSMIGHPGRYVGLQNFVHLLGDSIFRQTARNTFVYALVTVPFKLMLGLGLALVLNTAIPFRNAIRAGVLMPFIVPTALSSLGWLMLFDPIFSPFSWLLKHWGLITRNINFLGTPVLAIVSVMVANIWRGTPFFAITILAGLQAVPAELHDAAAIDGAGAWQRFWNVTVPIILGVMLVSTLFSIIMTFADFQLIYVLTKGGPANETHIFGTYAYQIGLSATAIGQGAAIALYMFPILAVLAILLLRYLRREVA